A region of the Verrucomicrobiia bacterium genome:
TTCCGCCGCCCACGACCTGGGCGCGCACGCGGAAGCGGTCGAAAAGATTAGCGGCGCGCAGCGGCTTTTCAGCAAGCGCCTGGATGCTCTTGCGGCGCAGGTACTCATCACAGTCGCGTCCGTTGACCTTGAATCCCTTTTGTCCGGGGAAAAGCCACACACGGGCGATGGCTGATTTTCTGCGTCCAGTTCCGTAAAATGAATTAGCTGCCATAAGATTCCTTAGAGATTGATCGCGACGGGCTTTTGGGCCTGCTGGCGGTGGTTTTCGCCTTTATAGATGCGAAGGCGTCTGGCCATTTCACGTCCCAGCTTGTTGTTGGGAAGCATGCGCGTCACCGCGAGGCGCAGAATTTCTTCCGGCTTCTTGACCCGGAGATCCTCGATGGTATAAGTGCGGAGGCCGCCCGGATAGCCGGTGTAATGGGTGTGGACCTTGTCCTGCTCTTTTTTTCCGGACAAGTAGACCTTCTCGGCGTTCACGACCACGACCTGGTCGCCCGAAAGCTGGTCGTAGGCAAACACGCGCTTGCCCTTGCCGATCAGGAGCTCAGCGATCTTGGTGGCAAGGCGGCCCAGGGTCTTTCCCGAGGCGTCGACGAGGTAAGTCTGGCGCTTGAAATCTTTCTCAGCAGGACGGAACGTTTTTTGAATTTTGGCTGTCTGGTTCATAAAGGTCGTGTATTCTACCAAGGCTCCTAGGTGGTGTCAAAATCTTTTATAAGGTTTCCCCAACCCGCTAATAGCTCACTTTCAGGAGCGTCAACCCCTGCGGTGGAACGGTTTTACCGGCTTTTTTGCGGTCTTTGGCCGCAAGGATTTCCGAGATTTCCCGGACTTCCATGCGCCCGGCCCCTGCATCCACAAGCGTCCCGACCAGGTTTCGCACCATCTTGTAAAGGAAGCCGTTCCCTTCCACCCGGACCCGCACGAGCGGCCCTTCGGCCGTGACGTCGAAGCGCCGGAGAGTCCTCACGGTCGATCCCTTTTCTTTCTTCGCCGGATCGGCCGCGCAAAACGACCGGAAGTCATGCCGGCCTTTCAAGAGCCGCGCCGCGGCCCGCATTTTTTTCAGGTCCAGCGCCTGCGGCACGTGATACGTTCTTGCCGCAAGCAGCGGCGATCGCACCGGCGAATTCCAAATGCAGTATTCGTAGACCTTCCACTTCGCGCCGTAGCGCGCGTGAAAATCCGCGGCCGCTTCGCGCGCTTCGACAACGGCCACATCCCGCGGGAGCAGCGCGTTCAAGCCGCGTTTCATCTGCGGCGCCGGCATGGCCGAGCCTGTCTTGAAACTAATCACCTGCCCGGCCGCGTGCACACCGCTGTCGGTCCTGCTGCTCGCGCCCTGGATCTTCGTGGGCGCGTTCAGCAGCTGCGAAAGCGCCTTCTCAAATGTTTCCTGAATGCTCGGCTGCCGCGGCTGGCGCTGGAAGCCGCAATAGGCGCTTCCGTCGTACTCCACCACGAGCTTGATCGTTCTCATCTCGAACCGCGAAAAAATCAGCGTTTCGCGGGCTGAAGCTTCGTCTGAAACGCGATCTCCGCGATCTGCACCGCATTCAGCGCCGCGCCTTTGCGGAGCTGGTCGCCGCTCACAAAAAGCGAAATCGCTTTCGGATTCGACGGGTCCTTGCGCAGGCGTCCCACGAGGATGTCGTCCTTGCCGCTCGCGTCGATCGGCATCGGAAAGAGGTTCGCCTTGCGGTCGTCGACGAGACGCAGGCCCGGCGCTTTTTCGAGCGCCTGCTGCACTTCCTTCAGCGAGACTTCGCGGTCGAATTCCACCCAGATCGATTCCGAATGCGCGCGCATGACCGGCACGCGGACGCAAGTCGGGATCACGGGGACGGCTTCGTGAAAAATCTTGG
Encoded here:
- the rpsI gene encoding 30S ribosomal protein S9 — protein: MAANSFYGTGRRKSAIARVWLFPGQKGFKVNGRDCDEYLRRKSIQALAEKPLRAANLFDRFRVRAQVVGGGIAGQADAISLGIARALLDYDVKLRSMMRQGGFLTRDPREKERKKPGRKGARRRFQFTKR
- the rplM gene encoding 50S ribosomal protein L13, producing the protein MNQTAKIQKTFRPAEKDFKRQTYLVDASGKTLGRLATKIAELLIGKGKRVFAYDQLSGDQVVVVNAEKVYLSGKKEQDKVHTHYTGYPGGLRTYTIEDLRVKKPEEILRLAVTRMLPNNKLGREMARRLRIYKGENHRQQAQKPVAINL
- the truA gene encoding tRNA pseudouridine(38-40) synthase TruA gives rise to the protein MRTIKLVVEYDGSAYCGFQRQPRQPSIQETFEKALSQLLNAPTKIQGASSRTDSGVHAAGQVISFKTGSAMPAPQMKRGLNALLPRDVAVVEAREAAADFHARYGAKWKVYEYCIWNSPVRSPLLAARTYHVPQALDLKKMRAAARLLKGRHDFRSFCAADPAKKEKGSTVRTLRRFDVTAEGPLVRVRVEGNGFLYKMVRNLVGTLVDAGAGRMEVREISEILAAKDRKKAGKTVPPQGLTLLKVSY